Proteins encoded by one window of Winogradskyella sp. PG-2:
- a CDS encoding MFS transporter: MKNLGIKLSLFLNYFVFAFLLNSVGSVILQVQRAYDIEKDTASLLEGFKDFPIAIAAFILASFLPKLGLKRAMLSGLLIVSIFCFLTPFLNEFWYFKLLFVAIGISFALIKVSVFATISLITNNEKEHSSFMGILEAVFMGGILLGNILFSFFIDDDNPKSEHWLNMYWYMGGLSLVAFFILITTKFDESKSKIEKRSFKEDFIEMFKIALKPLVLIFIVSIFLYVLIEQSFQTWFPTFYESILNTPASMAIQAGAVLAGATMIGRFIGGIILSKVKWVYVLSICLIMVAIIVMLALPLANSVSIDNEISWLSAPLVVYLMPLMGLFIAPIYPTLNSTILSSLPKHMHSSMAGLIVIFSALGGTTGSMITGNIFKIYSGTTAFYFSLIPIVAIFIIIWILYRAISKN; the protein is encoded by the coding sequence ATGAAAAACTTAGGGATTAAATTATCATTATTTTTAAATTATTTCGTTTTTGCTTTTTTACTTAATAGTGTTGGCTCAGTTATTTTGCAGGTTCAAAGAGCATATGATATTGAAAAAGATACGGCAAGTCTATTAGAAGGTTTTAAAGATTTCCCTATAGCTATTGCTGCATTTATTCTAGCGTCTTTTTTACCAAAATTAGGCTTGAAAAGAGCCATGCTATCTGGTTTATTGATTGTTTCAATATTCTGTTTTCTAACGCCTTTTTTAAATGAGTTTTGGTATTTTAAATTACTTTTTGTCGCTATAGGTATTTCATTTGCTTTAATAAAAGTTTCTGTATTTGCTACAATTAGTTTAATTACAAATAATGAAAAAGAGCATAGCAGTTTCATGGGTATTTTAGAGGCTGTTTTTATGGGAGGAATATTACTTGGGAATATTCTTTTTAGCTTCTTCATTGATGATGATAACCCTAAATCAGAACATTGGTTGAACATGTATTGGTATATGGGTGGCTTATCTTTGGTAGCTTTTTTTATTTTAATTACAACAAAGTTTGACGAAAGCAAATCTAAAATTGAGAAGCGTTCTTTTAAGGAAGATTTTATTGAGATGTTTAAAATAGCTCTGAAGCCATTAGTCTTAATTTTTATTGTTAGTATATTTCTTTATGTACTTATTGAGCAAAGTTTCCAAACTTGGTTTCCAACATTTTATGAGAGTATCCTTAATACACCTGCGAGTATGGCTATTCAAGCTGGTGCCGTTCTTGCTGGAGCAACAATGATCGGGCGTTTTATTGGCGGTATTATTCTGAGTAAAGTTAAGTGGGTTTATGTATTAAGTATTTGTTTAATTATGGTAGCAATTATTGTTATGCTGGCATTACCTCTTGCAAATTCAGTTTCAATAGATAATGAGATTTCATGGTTAAGTGCTCCGCTGGTAGTTTATTTAATGCCATTAATGGGTCTATTTATAGCTCCAATATACCCTACTTTAAATTCAACAATTTTATCATCACTTCCGAAGCATATGCATAGTTCCATGGCTGGTCTAATAGTGATTTTTTCTGCTTTGGGAGGAACTACAGGTTCAATGATTACTGGAAATATTTTTAAAATCTATAGCGGAACTACAGCATTTTATTTTTCACTAATACCAATTGTAGCAATTTTTATTATTATTTGGATTTTGTATAGAGCTATTTCAAAAAATTAA
- a CDS encoding alpha,alpha-trehalase, whose translation MVFILNIEETLQKLLQQEDTDGDKKITIEDNGPKAFKLTSTEGNQTTIKGTYQLSNLLQELVIQKQQGKTEAIIDFQNIDELPANRISRMIRDFYWKGLTRRMDKSGIEALISDTKNDSLTAKTLPVYIPYSDDLAFNYYKDLETDLPIKAIKLPKDITPDFVKSINNAPGILSLKLENKNGDIEGVPFVVPGGRFNEMYGWDSYFEAVGLLCDGKVELAKAMADNFQYQIEHYGKILNANRSYYLTRTQPPFYTSLISEVFEVTQDKDWLASHLKTAIKEYETVWMVEGKRLTSNGLNRYYAEGIGFPPETEEGHFDEVLESYAKSHSLTIKEFVADYQSGKIKEPNLDIYFTHDRSLRESGHDTSWRLDDVCADLNTVALNSLLYKYESDFAYLIDTYFDCVFEGYHGAYWYTIAHERLERMYKFMWNEDKGQFFDYNFKMEEQSHFESASNFIPLWTGVNSEDAKKMVDSLMAQLKEKGGIAGTSRAMNAKLPENAIQRQWDYPNGWAPHQMMVWRGLKIQGFQDELQELVYRWLYMITRNAVDYNGTIPEKYDVVAATHKVFAEYGNVGTDFEYITQEGFGWMNASFQYGLQLLNQDLIQRLNNLETPESIFKL comes from the coding sequence ATGGTATTTATATTGAACATTGAAGAAACCCTCCAGAAATTACTTCAACAAGAAGACACAGATGGTGATAAAAAAATAACCATTGAGGATAATGGACCAAAAGCTTTTAAATTAACTTCTACAGAAGGAAATCAAACAACTATAAAAGGAACATATCAACTTTCAAATCTTTTACAAGAGTTGGTTATTCAAAAGCAACAGGGTAAAACTGAAGCAATAATAGATTTTCAGAATATTGATGAGTTACCAGCGAATAGAATCTCTAGAATGATTAGAGATTTTTATTGGAAAGGATTGACTAGACGTATGGATAAATCAGGAATTGAGGCATTAATTTCAGATACTAAAAACGATAGTTTAACAGCCAAAACACTTCCAGTATATATTCCGTATTCTGACGATTTAGCTTTTAATTATTACAAGGATTTAGAAACTGACCTTCCAATCAAAGCCATTAAATTGCCTAAGGACATCACACCAGATTTTGTGAAGTCTATAAATAATGCGCCTGGTATTTTAAGTTTAAAATTAGAGAATAAAAATGGTGATATAGAAGGCGTTCCTTTTGTGGTTCCCGGAGGTCGATTTAATGAAATGTACGGTTGGGATAGCTATTTTGAAGCTGTTGGTTTACTCTGTGATGGAAAGGTTGAACTTGCCAAAGCTATGGCTGATAATTTTCAATATCAGATTGAACATTATGGTAAAATCTTAAATGCGAATCGGAGCTACTATTTAACCCGAACACAACCACCTTTTTACACGAGTTTGATTTCTGAAGTTTTCGAAGTCACTCAAGATAAAGACTGGTTAGCGAGCCATTTAAAAACAGCAATAAAAGAATATGAAACGGTTTGGATGGTTGAAGGCAAGCGATTAACTTCAAACGGGTTAAATCGATACTATGCAGAAGGAATTGGTTTTCCACCAGAAACGGAAGAAGGTCATTTTGACGAAGTCTTAGAATCTTATGCAAAATCACATTCACTTACAATAAAAGAATTTGTTGCAGACTATCAGTCAGGTAAAATAAAAGAACCAAACTTAGATATCTACTTTACACACGATAGAAGTTTAAGAGAATCTGGCCATGATACCTCTTGGCGTTTAGATGATGTCTGTGCAGATTTAAATACAGTTGCTCTCAATAGTTTATTATATAAATACGAATCTGATTTTGCCTATCTAATTGATACTTATTTTGATTGTGTTTTTGAGGGTTATCATGGTGCATATTGGTATACAATTGCTCATGAAAGGCTAGAGCGAATGTATAAGTTCATGTGGAATGAAGATAAAGGGCAGTTCTTTGACTATAATTTTAAAATGGAAGAGCAATCACATTTTGAAAGCGCCTCTAATTTTATTCCGCTTTGGACAGGAGTAAATAGTGAAGATGCAAAAAAAATGGTCGATTCATTAATGGCTCAGCTCAAAGAAAAAGGTGGCATTGCTGGTACATCTAGAGCAATGAACGCTAAACTTCCTGAAAATGCAATTCAACGTCAATGGGATTATCCTAATGGTTGGGCTCCACACCAAATGATGGTTTGGAGAGGGTTAAAAATTCAAGGTTTTCAGGACGAATTACAAGAATTAGTCTATCGTTGGTTATATATGATTACTAGGAATGCAGTAGATTATAATGGTACAATTCCAGAAAAATATGATGTTGTTGCTGCAACGCATAAGGTTTTTGCGGAATACGGAAACGTAGGTACAGATTTCGAATATATTACACAAGAAGGTTTTGGCTGGATGAATGCCTCTTTTCAATATGGACTACAATTATTAAATCAAGATTTAATTCAACGGCTTAATAACTTAGAAACACCAGAATCAATATTCAAATTATAA
- a CDS encoding MFS transporter: MKSLQLILSNKRYFSIVWVFSSLNIMIGTWVLYIPQVKNKLQLDDSQIGFALFCLALGLLFFIPVVPLITKKIGIGKATFFGICIFSVAFIGPLIAPTYVMLCVSLFLVGIFSGLTDIAMNTVVSEMEKSDEVNFMSAAHGFFSLGGAIGALVGSVLIGVFDSPLYHVMIMTTFVIITNLLLFRQYFNIREVEEVSEEKQKLPMKLLKPLIILGFLAMVIMGNEGAIEHWSSIYLTEVVKVSSENLAGLGFTVFSIMMTIGRFFGDGISAKIGSDKIVILGCTLAAVGYVFVLLNGLILTVLGFGIIGLGLSVIIPELLRIAGTTKGIAASKSISFVSGVGFVGFLVGPVILGYISDSFSLKMSYVFLLSITLLATCIAVFKLKAK; encoded by the coding sequence ATGAAATCATTACAACTCATTTTATCTAATAAACGCTACTTCTCAATTGTGTGGGTCTTTAGTTCATTAAATATAATGATTGGAACATGGGTATTATATATTCCTCAGGTAAAAAATAAATTACAATTAGACGATTCTCAAATAGGATTTGCCTTGTTCTGTTTGGCGTTGGGCTTATTGTTTTTTATTCCTGTAGTACCGTTGATTACCAAAAAGATTGGAATAGGAAAAGCAACATTTTTTGGTATATGTATTTTTAGTGTCGCTTTCATTGGTCCATTAATTGCCCCAACATACGTAATGTTATGTGTCTCTCTTTTTTTAGTTGGCATCTTTTCAGGATTAACAGATATAGCCATGAATACCGTAGTATCTGAAATGGAGAAATCAGATGAGGTGAATTTTATGTCTGCTGCTCATGGTTTTTTTAGCTTAGGAGGAGCCATAGGTGCTTTAGTTGGTTCAGTTTTAATTGGTGTTTTTGATTCACCATTATATCACGTTATGATTATGACAACTTTTGTTATAATTACAAACCTACTTTTATTTAGACAGTATTTTAATATAAGAGAAGTAGAAGAGGTCTCTGAAGAAAAGCAAAAGCTTCCTATGAAATTACTAAAACCATTAATAATTCTTGGGTTTTTAGCTATGGTAATTATGGGTAATGAAGGAGCGATTGAGCACTGGAGTTCAATTTATTTAACTGAAGTTGTAAAAGTATCTTCAGAAAATTTGGCAGGTTTAGGATTTACCGTTTTTTCTATAATGATGACTATTGGACGTTTTTTTGGTGACGGAATTAGCGCAAAAATAGGCTCTGATAAAATAGTAATACTAGGCTGTACTTTAGCAGCCGTAGGATATGTATTTGTACTTCTAAATGGACTTATTTTAACAGTTTTAGGCTTTGGTATTATTGGTCTTGGTTTATCAGTTATCATTCCAGAGCTGTTAAGAATTGCCGGAACAACAAAAGGAATTGCAGCTTCGAAAAGCATTTCGTTCGTTTCTGGTGTAGGTTTTGTCGGATTTTTAGTTGGTCCAGTAATATTGGGTTATATTTCAGATAGTTTTAGTTTAAAAATGAGCTATGTGTTTTTATTAAGCATTACTTTGTTAGCAACTTGTATTGCTGTTTTTAAACTAAAAGCGAAATAA